A window from Pyrococcus yayanosii CH1 encodes these proteins:
- a CDS encoding alpha-amylase, whose amino-acid sequence MPGNKTIATFAILLVFLSLLTVPVSAETLENGGVILQAFYWDVPTGGIWWDTIRAKIPEWAEVGIAAIWLPPPSKGMGGAYSMGYDPYDYFDLGEYYQKGTVETRFGSKSELIALINTAHAYGIKVIADVVINHRAGGDLEWNPFVNDYTWTDFSKVASGKYTACYLDFHPNDVSYADEGTFGGFPDIDHDKEWNQYWLWKSNESYAAYLRSVGFDAWRFDYVKGYPAWVVKDWLDTWGGWAVGEYWDTNVDALLNWAYASGAKVFDFPLYYKMDEAFDNYNIPALVEAILNGQTVVSRDPFKAVTFVANHDTDIIWNKYPAYAFILTYEGQPVIFYRDFEEWLNKDKLINLIWIHDHLTGGSTTFVYYDSDELIFVRNGYGDKPGLITYINLSNSWVGRWIYVPKFAGACIHEYTGNLGGWVDKYVDYSGWVYLEAPPYDPANGYYGYSIWSYCGVG is encoded by the coding sequence ATGCCAGGAAATAAAACTATTGCAACCTTCGCAATACTCCTGGTTTTTCTAAGCCTGCTGACAGTCCCAGTGAGCGCAGAAACCCTCGAAAACGGCGGCGTTATACTTCAGGCCTTCTACTGGGACGTTCCAACGGGCGGAATCTGGTGGGACACGATAAGGGCTAAGATACCTGAATGGGCAGAGGTAGGCATAGCCGCTATCTGGCTTCCGCCACCCAGCAAGGGTATGGGCGGTGCATATTCGATGGGCTACGACCCGTACGACTACTTTGACCTAGGTGAATACTACCAGAAGGGGACCGTGGAGACTCGCTTTGGCTCGAAGAGTGAACTCATAGCCCTCATAAACACGGCCCATGCCTATGGGATTAAGGTCATAGCAGACGTCGTCATAAACCACCGCGCTGGCGGGGATCTCGAGTGGAACCCCTTCGTCAATGACTACACTTGGACCGATTTCTCCAAGGTGGCCTCCGGTAAATACACCGCCTGCTACCTTGACTTCCACCCCAATGATGTCAGCTATGCAGACGAGGGAACCTTCGGCGGCTTCCCGGACATAGACCACGACAAGGAGTGGAACCAATACTGGCTCTGGAAGAGCAACGAGAGCTACGCCGCCTACCTGAGGAGCGTAGGATTCGATGCTTGGCGCTTTGACTACGTTAAAGGCTACCCGGCGTGGGTTGTCAAGGATTGGTTGGACACGTGGGGTGGCTGGGCGGTCGGTGAGTACTGGGACACCAACGTCGATGCTCTCCTCAATTGGGCCTACGCTAGCGGTGCCAAGGTCTTCGACTTCCCTCTCTACTATAAGATGGACGAGGCTTTTGACAACTATAACATCCCGGCCCTCGTGGAGGCTATACTCAACGGCCAAACGGTTGTTTCGCGTGACCCATTCAAGGCCGTGACCTTCGTGGCAAACCACGACACTGACATAATCTGGAATAAGTACCCGGCTTACGCCTTCATCTTGACGTATGAAGGTCAGCCAGTGATATTCTACAGGGACTTCGAGGAGTGGCTTAACAAAGACAAGCTGATAAATCTCATCTGGATACATGATCATCTCACCGGTGGGAGCACGACCTTTGTATACTACGACAGCGATGAGCTCATCTTCGTCAGAAACGGGTATGGGGACAAGCCGGGCCTCATAACTTACATAAACCTGTCGAATAGCTGGGTTGGAAGGTGGATTTACGTTCCAAAGTTTGCCGGAGCATGCATCCATGAGTACACGGGTAACTTAGGCGGCTGGGTGGACAAATACGTCGATTACAGCGGCTGGGTCTACCTCGAGGCTCCACCTTACGATCCGGCCAACGGCTACTATGGCTACTCAATATGGAGCTACTGCGGGGTTGGTTGA
- a CDS encoding molybdopterin-binding protein, with amino-acid sequence MFAEILTIGDELLTGNTVDSNSAFIAKKLTERGYWVRRITTVGDDVEEIKTAVREALARKPEVLIISGGLGPTHDDVTMLAVAEALNRKLILCEPCLEKIKAFYEKLYREGHIDDPNLNEGRRKMSYLPEGAEPLENTEGAALGAFIEHEGVKIFVLPGMPREMKAMLEREVLSRLGKRKFIQKKFLAEITDESKLAPILKEALERFSVRIHSSPKGFGKFIGIIIFAEDEEEIERAKAFMEAKGVRFEEL; translated from the coding sequence ATGTTCGCCGAGATACTAACAATTGGTGATGAGCTGCTGACGGGCAACACCGTGGACAGCAACTCCGCCTTCATAGCCAAAAAGCTCACGGAAAGAGGCTACTGGGTAAGGAGGATAACGACGGTCGGGGATGATGTAGAGGAAATAAAGACCGCCGTCAGGGAGGCTCTCGCGAGAAAGCCCGAGGTGCTAATAATTTCCGGCGGCCTGGGGCCGACGCATGACGATGTTACGATGCTGGCCGTTGCCGAAGCATTGAACAGAAAGCTCATCCTCTGTGAGCCCTGCCTTGAGAAGATTAAGGCCTTCTACGAGAAGCTTTACAGAGAAGGCCACATAGACGACCCTAACCTAAACGAAGGCAGGAGAAAGATGTCCTACCTTCCAGAAGGGGCCGAGCCTCTGGAGAACACGGAAGGAGCAGCTCTCGGAGCCTTCATTGAGCATGAGGGCGTTAAGATATTCGTCCTGCCAGGAATGCCCCGCGAGATGAAGGCGATGCTCGAAAGGGAAGTTCTTTCAAGGCTCGGGAAGAGGAAGTTCATTCAGAAGAAGTTCTTGGCGGAGATAACCGACGAAAGCAAGCTCGCCCCTATTTTGAAGGAGGCCCTCGAACGCTTCTCCGTAAGGATCCACTCCTCGCCCAAGGGCTTCGGGAAGTTCATCGGAATAATAATCTTTGCCGAGGACGAGGAGGAGATTGAACGGGCAAAGGCCTTCATGGAGGCCAAGGGTGTCCGCTTCGAGGAGCTATAG
- a CDS encoding translation initiation factor eIF-2B alpha/beta/delta subunit family protein (eIF-2BA; catalyzes the binding of GTP to IF2), with protein sequence MLPPEVRSIIEEMRAEQIRGASYLAKRGAEAYVKLAQLLSGEELRKALKEIRREIIGVNPTMASLYNLVRFVPITGDASLVRARAEEFIRLAEEAKREIGNIGSELIDDGEVIITHSFSSTVLEIFKAAKGKGKRFRVILTESAPDYEGLALAEELESLGIPFEIITDAQIGLFARKATLAIVGADNVTKDAVINKAGTYLLALTCHEQGVPFYVAAETFKLHPEARAEEVELLERPLVRGGRLVRNVLFDVTPWKYIRGIVTELGILVQPKDV encoded by the coding sequence ATGCTTCCTCCCGAGGTTCGCTCTATAATCGAAGAGATGAGGGCCGAGCAGATAAGAGGCGCGAGCTACCTGGCAAAAAGGGGAGCCGAAGCCTACGTAAAGCTCGCTCAGTTGTTGAGCGGCGAGGAACTCAGGAAGGCCCTGAAGGAAATAAGGAGGGAGATAATAGGCGTAAACCCAACGATGGCGTCCCTGTACAATCTCGTCCGCTTCGTCCCGATAACTGGAGATGCTTCCCTTGTAAGGGCAAGGGCGGAGGAGTTCATAAGGCTCGCAGAGGAGGCTAAGAGGGAGATAGGGAACATAGGAAGCGAGTTGATAGACGATGGGGAAGTTATCATAACTCACTCCTTCTCCTCAACGGTCCTGGAGATATTTAAGGCCGCCAAGGGAAAGGGAAAACGCTTCAGGGTCATTCTTACGGAGAGCGCCCCCGACTACGAGGGTCTAGCCCTCGCCGAGGAACTTGAGTCTCTTGGGATCCCCTTCGAGATAATAACCGACGCCCAAATAGGTCTATTCGCGAGGAAGGCCACCCTGGCCATAGTAGGGGCTGACAACGTTACAAAAGACGCGGTCATCAACAAAGCAGGCACATACCTCCTAGCCCTGACTTGCCATGAGCAGGGAGTTCCCTTCTACGTCGCGGCCGAGACCTTTAAGCTGCACCCTGAGGCTAGGGCTGAGGAAGTTGAACTCCTAGAGAGGCCACTCGTGAGGGGTGGCCGACTCGTCAGGAATGTCCTCTTCGACGTTACGCCCTGGAAGTACATCCGGGGTATAGTTACCGAGCTCGGTATCCTCGTCCAACCGAAGGACGTTTAA
- a CDS encoding MutS family DNA mismatch repair protein: MKLRADARDIHRAILNELRRRIRMNGALRFLEEFRLISRREEILRRQAYLREGFSKIKPGLGELLKIVRPIRFRKEFLHDRVLIVEEDEVEKAEELGLCEVSTEPLDYPLVLSTVGLGIDVELKPHHVAPELYVLPLWENRDTLKALDRIGKLTGEGSVAGQILRELERIEPIMEKLKLVETLDELVAEEERRLNEAIERRLEKFQLTLSGKELIEFLKSLKEGDIDDLLARFSGLSEEILEEIRRAEKRLSERLGIDAELFPRDAGYPIEVPSEKIEALREALERELKLELYLESRRIIERILPLLPRLRRDIERAEELEFLRAVKEFSEGFTFPEIVEGGVGFVEGRHLFIENPQPVSYFVGKARKPFEGVMEANVLILTGANSGGKTSLLELMTQVVILAHMGLPVPARNAWVEPLGELFFFRRKRSSYGAGAFETALKGFVKALKGSGRKLILIDEFEAITEPGAAVKIIAELLRIAQEKGFYVVIVSHLGENLKRELPFARVDGIEASGLDENLNLIVDRQPKFGQIGKSTPELIVERLVRTSRGEERKVFERILRRFR, encoded by the coding sequence ATGAAGCTTAGGGCAGACGCTAGGGATATTCACAGGGCCATCCTCAATGAGCTCCGGCGAAGGATTAGGATGAACGGAGCCCTAAGGTTCCTGGAGGAATTTAGGCTTATATCGAGGAGGGAGGAGATTCTAAGGAGGCAGGCCTATCTGAGAGAAGGCTTCTCGAAGATAAAACCGGGCTTGGGGGAACTGTTGAAAATTGTTAGGCCCATAAGGTTCAGGAAGGAATTCCTCCACGACCGCGTTCTCATTGTGGAGGAAGACGAGGTTGAGAAGGCCGAGGAGCTCGGGCTCTGCGAGGTCTCCACGGAGCCCCTCGACTATCCTCTCGTCCTCAGCACGGTAGGCTTGGGAATCGACGTCGAGCTCAAACCTCACCACGTGGCTCCGGAGCTCTATGTGCTACCCCTCTGGGAGAACAGAGACACCTTAAAAGCCTTAGACAGGATAGGTAAGCTGACAGGCGAGGGGAGCGTTGCCGGCCAAATCTTAAGGGAGTTGGAGAGAATTGAACCCATTATGGAGAAACTTAAGCTTGTCGAGACCCTAGACGAGCTTGTTGCTGAGGAGGAGAGACGGCTTAACGAGGCAATTGAAAGGAGACTCGAGAAGTTTCAACTCACGCTCAGCGGTAAGGAGCTCATTGAATTCTTGAAGAGCCTGAAGGAAGGGGACATAGACGATCTCCTCGCAAGATTCTCGGGGCTCAGCGAGGAAATCCTTGAGGAGATAAGGAGAGCTGAGAAGAGGCTCTCAGAGAGGTTGGGCATCGACGCGGAACTCTTCCCAAGGGATGCGGGATATCCGATAGAGGTTCCCTCTGAAAAGATCGAGGCCCTGCGGGAGGCCCTGGAAAGGGAGCTGAAGCTTGAACTCTACCTGGAGAGCCGGAGGATCATCGAGAGGATTCTTCCCCTACTTCCGAGACTCAGGCGGGATATTGAGAGGGCCGAAGAGCTGGAGTTCCTCCGGGCCGTGAAAGAGTTCTCGGAGGGGTTCACGTTCCCGGAGATCGTGGAGGGAGGCGTGGGCTTCGTTGAGGGGAGGCACCTCTTCATAGAGAACCCCCAGCCCGTGAGCTACTTCGTTGGAAAGGCCAGAAAGCCGTTCGAGGGCGTTATGGAGGCCAACGTCCTCATACTCACCGGAGCCAACAGCGGCGGAAAGACATCCCTGCTGGAGCTGATGACCCAGGTGGTAATACTGGCCCACATGGGCCTGCCGGTGCCCGCGAGAAATGCCTGGGTGGAACCCTTAGGGGAGCTCTTCTTCTTCAGAAGGAAGAGGTCAAGCTACGGGGCGGGAGCCTTTGAGACGGCGCTGAAGGGATTCGTAAAGGCCCTAAAGGGAAGTGGCAGGAAGCTGATACTTATAGACGAGTTCGAGGCCATAACGGAGCCGGGGGCGGCTGTGAAAATAATCGCCGAGCTCCTAAGGATAGCACAGGAGAAAGGCTTCTACGTCGTCATAGTTTCTCACTTGGGGGAGAACCTCAAGAGGGAGCTTCCATTTGCCCGCGTGGACGGAATAGAAGCGAGCGGACTGGACGAGAACCTAAATCTTATCGTGGATAGACAACCCAAGTTCGGACAGATAGGAAAAAGCACTCCGGAGCTCATAGTTGAGAGGCTCGTTAGAACAAGCAGGGGGGAGGAGAGGAAGGTCTTCGAGCGAATACTACGGAGATTCAGATGA
- a CDS encoding methyl-accepting chemotaxis protein, which produces MVRVSVTTPAIPFILTLVPAAIGNVTVAAIGGLVGVGIAAYINLKESPKEVRGGDIEEYKRRIEQRVREIEEILERIAEGDLSIEDTEISGELAGIREAIEKMRKRLSELVLNIKNAATDVSNQTKIIRENIEQIADAINQVAEAINQVSIEAQREQENINQMTETMRYIDEISKETASTMEEFEASMREMASLAKEGGDKGREALAQIEEIKNMMAKIEETVRGVAEMGKSIENITNVISSIAEQTNLLALNAAIEAARAGEAGKGFAVVADEIRKLAEESKKAAEDIRDLIKQIGSRIQESVEVTQQGAEVVGTSTEVIRESVAYLTQIAEMMTEMEAKAAELKEKVIQEGEKIEEGLRFLENLAASAEETTAAAEQVSAAAEQQTSALSEVRESMRKFDKLVDILMETISVFKLSKEHEEQVKT; this is translated from the coding sequence ATGGTGAGAGTTTCGGTAACTACACCCGCGATACCTTTCATATTGACGCTCGTGCCGGCAGCTATAGGTAACGTTACAGTGGCGGCCATAGGCGGACTCGTGGGCGTTGGAATAGCGGCCTACATAAACCTTAAGGAGAGTCCAAAGGAGGTTAGGGGAGGGGACATCGAGGAGTACAAGAGACGCATAGAGCAGAGAGTCAGGGAGATTGAGGAGATACTCGAAAGGATAGCCGAAGGGGATCTCAGCATCGAGGACACCGAGATAAGTGGGGAGCTCGCGGGGATTAGGGAAGCCATAGAGAAGATGAGGAAGAGGCTCAGTGAGCTTGTGCTGAACATAAAGAACGCCGCTACAGACGTCAGCAATCAGACAAAAATAATCAGAGAAAACATAGAGCAGATAGCCGATGCGATAAACCAGGTTGCCGAAGCCATAAACCAGGTCAGCATAGAGGCTCAAAGGGAGCAGGAAAATATCAATCAGATGACGGAGACGATGCGATACATAGACGAAATAAGCAAGGAAACCGCGTCCACGATGGAGGAGTTCGAGGCCTCTATGAGGGAGATGGCCTCCCTTGCAAAGGAGGGCGGTGACAAGGGAAGGGAAGCTCTCGCTCAAATAGAGGAAATAAAGAACATGATGGCGAAGATAGAGGAGACCGTCCGCGGCGTTGCTGAGATGGGCAAGAGCATAGAGAACATAACCAACGTCATAAGCAGCATAGCCGAGCAGACGAATCTTTTGGCATTAAACGCCGCCATAGAGGCAGCAAGGGCAGGTGAGGCAGGAAAGGGCTTCGCTGTCGTTGCCGATGAGATAAGGAAGCTTGCGGAGGAGAGTAAGAAGGCGGCTGAGGATATAAGGGACCTAATAAAGCAGATTGGGAGCAGGATACAGGAAAGCGTTGAGGTCACCCAGCAGGGCGCCGAGGTTGTCGGAACGTCCACGGAGGTCATAAGGGAGAGCGTAGCCTACCTAACGCAGATTGCCGAGATGATGACCGAGATGGAGGCTAAGGCAGCCGAGCTCAAGGAGAAAGTTATCCAGGAGGGCGAGAAGATAGAGGAGGGCCTGAGGTTCCTCGAAAACTTAGCGGCTTCGGCGGAAGAGACGACGGCCGCCGCGGAACAAGTTAGTGCTGCTGCAGAGCAGCAGACTTCGGCCCTGAGCGAGGTCAGGGAGAGCATGAGGAAATTCGATAAGCTTGTAGACATCCTCATGGAAACCATAAGTGTCTTTAAGCTTTCGAAAGAACACGAAGAACAAGTAAAAACTTAA
- a CDS encoding Kae1-associated kinase Bud32: MRLIKQGAEAKIYVADFAELYFPFPGKVIVKHRIPKRYRIPEIDIKLRKERTVREAKILHKAKALGVNVPYVYEVDTKNMILVMEFIEGERLKELLERIPMEERLELCREIGRQVGKLHEGGIVHGDLTTSNMILREGRVYLIDFGLADFDDTLEAQGVDLHLLKRAMESTHYTWFEKGFEAVLEGYAEVRGEEKAGEVKRKIKEIELRGRYRERSWTTGREY, translated from the coding sequence ATGAGGCTGATTAAACAGGGGGCTGAGGCGAAGATATACGTTGCAGACTTCGCTGAGCTGTACTTCCCCTTTCCGGGAAAAGTCATCGTGAAGCACAGGATTCCAAAGCGCTATCGCATACCCGAGATAGACATCAAGCTGAGGAAAGAGAGGACGGTGAGAGAGGCCAAAATACTGCACAAGGCTAAGGCCCTCGGCGTTAACGTTCCTTACGTTTACGAGGTCGACACGAAGAACATGATTCTCGTTATGGAGTTCATAGAAGGCGAGAGGCTTAAGGAGCTTCTTGAGAGGATTCCGATGGAAGAGAGGCTCGAGCTATGCCGGGAAATAGGAAGGCAGGTGGGCAAACTCCACGAAGGAGGCATAGTCCACGGCGATCTCACGACGTCGAACATGATACTCAGGGAGGGGAGGGTTTATCTAATCGACTTCGGCCTTGCCGACTTCGACGACACCCTCGAGGCCCAGGGCGTTGACCTGCACCTGCTTAAGAGGGCCATGGAGAGCACCCATTACACATGGTTCGAGAAGGGCTTCGAGGCTGTTCTGGAGGGCTATGCCGAGGTCAGGGGAGAAGAAAAAGCTGGAGAGGTTAAGAGGAAGATAAAAGAGATAGAGCTTAGGGGCAGGTACAGGGAGAGGAGCTGGACTACTGGGAGGGAATATTAA
- a CDS encoding class III signal peptide-containing protein yields the protein MKRAQTALEYLMLLAATLVLVAVVVRVVSYSVREINSNVKEVAEQVRREILENL from the coding sequence ATGAAGAGGGCCCAGACAGCACTTGAGTACCTCATGCTCCTCGCGGCCACCCTCGTGCTCGTGGCCGTCGTGGTGAGGGTTGTGAGCTACAGCGTAAGGGAAATCAATTCGAACGTTAAGGAAGTGGCAGAGCAAGTCAGGAGGGAGATACTGGAGAACCTGTGA
- a CDS encoding A24 family peptidase C-terminal domain-containing protein produces the protein MEMVPLLLGVIVGLFTSYTDLRSGFIYEEQFFPTFSLLSKIWCRRRGCEYEVKGPYIPIVELAILYYAYESIKTGNSIHALSGLIGLLVGLGLGALLYYTGGWASGDVLILGAYSAILPYAPPSAQYAAPYATLYPLNALSIFFDGLIAIFPFILIYALGVLIIRGKFGRLLAVFREGARFTVEIALWINFALGLFLFLTVGLRISVPSLLRWIGMVLILAILGKFRLVGDVLGLASLAVLVYLVGPAYLFVFGRMLLILYAVKVLFSAVKVLRTEVLVEKKRVEELREWDVLGEAIIETSEGIVRDREDFFSKLKKAIADPRVLKGPEGRIIASPTVEGLTREQIEELKRLVAEGRLENEFLVRKAMPFAPALFLGFLISAFFGDVLWWLMLKVVGA, from the coding sequence ATGGAAATGGTCCCCCTTCTCCTCGGGGTTATTGTGGGTCTTTTCACCTCCTACACGGACCTAAGGAGCGGGTTTATCTATGAGGAGCAGTTCTTCCCAACGTTCTCCCTTCTCTCAAAGATCTGGTGCCGGAGGAGAGGATGCGAATACGAAGTTAAGGGCCCGTACATACCGATCGTCGAGCTTGCAATCCTCTACTACGCCTATGAGAGTATCAAGACGGGGAATTCTATCCACGCCCTCTCCGGCCTTATAGGGCTCCTCGTTGGACTCGGACTTGGGGCACTCCTCTACTATACAGGCGGATGGGCAAGTGGGGATGTCCTCATATTAGGGGCCTATTCAGCGATACTCCCCTACGCACCCCCTTCAGCTCAATATGCCGCCCCCTATGCTACCCTATATCCCCTCAACGCTCTCTCGATATTCTTCGACGGTCTGATAGCCATTTTCCCCTTTATTCTAATCTACGCCCTCGGGGTACTAATCATTAGGGGAAAGTTCGGGAGGCTTCTGGCGGTTTTCAGGGAGGGTGCAAGGTTTACCGTGGAGATAGCCCTCTGGATAAACTTCGCCTTAGGACTTTTCCTGTTCCTCACAGTAGGGCTTAGAATCTCCGTTCCCTCCCTCCTCAGGTGGATAGGGATGGTGCTCATCTTAGCAATCCTCGGGAAGTTCCGGCTCGTGGGGGACGTTCTCGGCCTCGCATCCTTAGCGGTTCTGGTATACCTCGTGGGACCAGCCTACCTCTTTGTCTTCGGGAGAATGCTCCTAATCCTCTACGCCGTAAAGGTACTCTTCTCGGCCGTGAAGGTTCTTAGGACAGAGGTGCTCGTGGAGAAGAAGAGGGTGGAGGAGCTGAGGGAGTGGGACGTGCTCGGCGAGGCCATAATAGAAACATCCGAGGGAATAGTCCGGGACAGGGAGGACTTCTTCTCGAAGCTGAAGAAGGCCATAGCGGATCCGAGGGTTCTCAAGGGGCCCGAGGGCAGAATCATAGCATCACCAACAGTCGAAGGGCTCACGAGAGAGCAGATTGAAGAGCTCAAGAGGCTCGTGGCCGAGGGGCGCTTGGAAAACGAGTTCCTCGTCAGGAAGGCCATGCCCTTTGCCCCCGCTCTCTTCCTCGGCTTCCTGATCTCAGCCTTCTTTGGGGACGTCCTCTGGTGGCTTATGCTGAAGGTTGTGGGGGCATAG
- a CDS encoding ASCH domain-containing protein: MKVYRLYLKDEYLEMVRSGKKRIEVRVAYPQLRGMKRGDKIIFNDEIPAEVISVKLYETFRQVLREEPIDKIFPDRPSFERALRRFHNLYPRWKENRYGVIAIRFRLLGRERDEEP; the protein is encoded by the coding sequence ATGAAGGTGTACAGGCTTTACCTGAAGGACGAGTACCTCGAGATGGTGAGGAGCGGGAAGAAGCGGATAGAGGTTAGGGTCGCGTACCCACAACTTAGGGGGATGAAGAGAGGCGACAAGATAATCTTCAACGACGAGATACCCGCCGAGGTCATATCGGTTAAGCTCTACGAGACCTTTCGGCAGGTTCTCAGAGAGGAGCCCATAGACAAGATATTTCCCGACAGACCAAGCTTCGAGAGGGCCCTCAGAAGATTTCACAATCTCTATCCCAGGTGGAAGGAGAACCGCTACGGTGTCATCGCCATAAGGTTCAGGCTGTTGGGGAGGGAGAGGGATGAAGAACCTTAA
- a CDS encoding ASCH domain-containing protein — protein sequence MKNLKFDGRYKEDILAGRKRATIRLGRKVNLRPGEEVLIHAGGYVLGKARITRVETKPVAELTDEDARKDGFSSREELIQALREHYKFVRPDSPATIIEFELVKKLDKPILSADFPYEGNNPIEIAEMALRHLENLSFEEVALLKLFLREGSLRKAAMKLGGLNKRYKIREVLRKAYEELKKRGLMEPKI from the coding sequence ATGAAGAACCTTAAGTTCGACGGCCGCTACAAGGAGGACATACTGGCTGGACGGAAGAGGGCCACCATAAGACTTGGTAGGAAGGTCAACCTAAGGCCCGGCGAGGAGGTTCTTATACACGCTGGGGGCTACGTTCTCGGGAAGGCGAGGATAACGAGGGTGGAGACGAAGCCCGTTGCCGAGCTCACTGATGAGGACGCGAGAAAGGATGGATTCTCGAGCAGGGAGGAGCTTATTCAGGCCCTCAGGGAGCACTATAAGTTCGTTAGACCTGATTCCCCCGCCACGATAATTGAGTTCGAGCTTGTCAAGAAGCTAGACAAGCCGATACTCTCCGCGGATTTCCCATACGAGGGCAACAACCCCATAGAGATAGCGGAAATGGCCTTGAGGCATCTTGAAAACTTGTCCTTCGAGGAGGTTGCCCTACTGAAGCTGTTTCTCAGGGAGGGTAGCCTTAGGAAGGCCGCCATGAAGCTCGGAGGTCTCAACAAGAGGTATAAGATAAGAGAGGTCCTCAGAAAGGCCTATGAGGAACTCAAGAAGAGGGGTCTTATGGAGCCCAAGATTTAG
- a CDS encoding Mov34/MPN/PAD-1 family protein: MRIKIRKELLEYLLELARGFHPNEFAGFLRENNGVFEEVLIVPKGYFGRNSVFFDPWLLPPDESIKGTVHSHPIPNAEPSKADLGFFSKFGGVHVIIAFPYTEEDVKAYGSDGKELEVEVV, encoded by the coding sequence ATGCGAATTAAAATTCGAAAGGAGCTCCTTGAGTACCTCCTAGAGCTTGCTAGGGGCTTTCATCCAAACGAATTTGCAGGCTTCCTTCGGGAGAATAACGGAGTCTTCGAAGAGGTCCTCATAGTTCCCAAGGGTTACTTCGGCAGGAACTCGGTGTTCTTCGACCCCTGGTTACTTCCCCCCGACGAGAGCATAAAGGGCACGGTTCACTCCCATCCGATACCTAACGCGGAGCCCTCCAAGGCGGACCTGGGGTTCTTCTCCAAGTTCGGTGGCGTTCACGTGATAATAGCGTTCCCTTACACCGAGGAGGACGTAAAGGCATATGGGAGCGACGGGAAGGAGCTAGAAGTAGAGGTCGTCTAA